From a single Anomaloglossus baeobatrachus isolate aAnoBae1 chromosome 4, aAnoBae1.hap1, whole genome shotgun sequence genomic region:
- the LYSMD2 gene encoding lysM and putative peptidoglycan-binding domain-containing protein 2, whose product MAGLSPVLQPHSDAGSRLGYTMFPCSESESEAELSLSLARTKTRSYGSTASVTAPWAGRIIEHPVSPGDTLQGIALKYGVTMEQVKRANKLFSTDCIFLRKSLNIPVISEKPSLFNGLNSLDSPDNDCPEDSSAMVEEEVSPPANHTSPPTSPGAGRPEVTQDEELSAKDFLHRLDVQIKRSTQAAKRLKEEEYLRHEEDDSYATSSYQH is encoded by the exons ATGGCGGGACTGTCCCCGGTGCTACAGCCGCACAGCGATGCGGGGAGCCGGCTCGGATACACCATGTTTCCCTGCTCGGAGAGCGAGTCTGAGGCCGAACTGTCTCTGAGCCTGGCCCGGACCAAAACCCGCTCCTACGGGAGCACGGCCAGCGTGACGGCGCCCTGGGCCGGGAGGATCATAGAGCACCCGGTCAGCCCCGGGGACACCCTGCAGGGCATCGCGCTCAAGTACGGGGTGACG ATGGAACAGGTGAAAAGGGCTAACAAACTGTTTTCTACGGATTGTATCTTTTTGAGGAAGTCGCTAAATATCCCAGTTATATCGGAGAAGCCGTCTCTATTTAATGGACTTAACTCATTGGACTCGCCAGATAATGATTGTCCAGAGGACAGTAGTGCGATGGTGGAAGAAGAGGTGTCACCTCCAGCAAATCATAcctctcctcccacctctcctgGAGCAGGCCGGCCCGAAGTTACCCAAGATGAAGAGCTATCTGCCAAAGACTTCCTTCATAGACTAGACGTGCAGATAAAGAGATCTACACAGGCAGCCAAGAGGCTGAAAGAAGAGGAATACCTCAG